One region of Bradyrhizobium betae genomic DNA includes:
- a CDS encoding ABC transporter ATP-binding protein produces the protein MSGESGIAIDVKGLTKSFGGREVVHDLSMQVKRGSIYGFLGPNGSGKTTTIRILCGLLTPDSGEGTCLGFDILKDSEKIKRQVGYMTQRFSLYQDLSVRENLEFVARLYGLRDARGAAREMIKRLGLSGREEQLAGELSGGWKQRLALGACTLPSPKLLLLDEPTAGVDPKARRDFWNEIHALAADGLTVLVSTHYMDEAERCHEIAYIAYGHLLAHGTVEEVIAKSALSTYTVTGENLNELTAALAGKPGVDMVAPFGTSLHVSGRDVAALESSIAPWRERSSLHWQKSPPSLEDVFIELMGRSKDNFQ, from the coding sequence ATGAGCGGCGAGAGCGGCATCGCGATCGACGTCAAGGGCCTGACCAAGTCGTTCGGTGGCCGCGAGGTCGTGCACGATCTGTCGATGCAGGTGAAGCGCGGCTCGATCTACGGCTTCCTCGGCCCCAACGGCTCGGGCAAGACCACGACCATCCGCATCCTCTGTGGTCTGCTCACGCCCGACAGCGGCGAGGGCACCTGCCTCGGCTTCGACATCCTGAAGGACTCCGAAAAGATCAAGCGGCAGGTCGGTTACATGACCCAGCGCTTCAGCCTCTACCAGGACCTCTCGGTCCGCGAGAATCTGGAATTCGTCGCGCGGCTCTATGGCCTGCGCGATGCGCGCGGCGCTGCGCGCGAGATGATCAAGCGGCTCGGATTGTCGGGCCGCGAGGAGCAGCTTGCGGGCGAGCTCTCCGGCGGCTGGAAGCAACGGCTGGCGCTGGGGGCCTGCACGCTGCCCAGCCCGAAATTGCTGCTGCTCGACGAGCCCACCGCCGGCGTCGACCCCAAGGCGCGGCGCGATTTCTGGAACGAGATCCACGCGCTCGCGGCCGACGGTCTCACCGTGCTGGTCTCCACCCATTACATGGATGAAGCAGAGCGTTGCCACGAGATCGCCTATATCGCCTACGGCCATCTGCTTGCGCACGGTACGGTAGAAGAGGTGATCGCGAAGTCGGCGCTCTCGACCTACACCGTGACGGGCGAAAACCTCAACGAGCTCACGGCCGCGCTTGCCGGCAAGCCCGGCGTGGACATGGTGGCGCCGTTCGGGACCTCGCTGCACGTCTCCGGCCGCGACGTCGCCGCGCTCGAATCCAGCATCGCGCCGTGGCGCGAGCGCAGCAGCCTGCACTGGCAGAAGTCGCCGCCATCGCTTGAAGACGTGTTCATCGAGCTGATGGGCCGCTCCAAGGACAATTTTCAATGA
- a CDS encoding ArsR/SmtB family transcription factor: MIEATPNPVTTVMRALADPTRRAVFERVFESKEISVAELTRGSGVTQGAISQHLKSLKQAGLVAERAEGRNVYYRAAPQGLEPLVTWMDHYGVFWRERFQNLRDLLKEIDP; this comes from the coding sequence ATGATCGAAGCCACCCCCAATCCCGTCACCACCGTGATGCGCGCCCTCGCTGATCCGACCCGCCGGGCCGTGTTCGAGCGCGTGTTCGAGAGCAAGGAGATCAGCGTCGCCGAGCTGACGCGCGGCAGCGGCGTCACCCAGGGCGCGATCTCGCAGCACCTGAAGTCCCTCAAGCAGGCCGGCCTCGTTGCCGAGCGCGCCGAGGGCCGCAACGTCTACTACCGCGCCGCGCCGCAAGGACTCGAGCCGCTGGTCACCTGGATGGACCATTACGGCGTGTTCTGGCGCGAGCGCTTCCAGAACCTGCGTGACCTCTTGAAGGAGATCGATCCGTGA
- a CDS encoding GFA family protein, whose protein sequence is MDKPYAGGCACGAIRYSIPGEPVFSNHCQCRDCQRDSGSGHGSYATFARAGVTVTGEAKHWDMVGDSGNVKTRSFCPQCGLPVYMTFAAMPDIFTIRAASLDEPARYKPQVVTYAARGYGWDHLDPSLPKFAGMPPARDPAR, encoded by the coding sequence ATGGACAAGCCCTATGCCGGCGGCTGCGCCTGCGGCGCGATCCGCTATTCGATTCCGGGTGAGCCGGTGTTCAGCAATCACTGCCAGTGCCGGGACTGCCAGCGGGACAGCGGCAGCGGCCACGGCTCGTACGCCACTTTCGCGCGCGCCGGCGTCACGGTGACCGGCGAGGCGAAGCACTGGGACATGGTCGGCGACAGCGGCAATGTGAAGACGCGGAGCTTCTGCCCCCAGTGCGGCTTGCCCGTTTACATGACATTCGCGGCGATGCCCGACATCTTCACCATCCGCGCCGCAAGCCTCGACGAGCCCGCCCGCTACAAGCCGCAGGTGGTGACTTACGCCGCGCGCGGATATGGCTGGGATCACCTCGATCCCAGTCTGCCGAAGTTCGCAGGCATGCCGCCGGCGCGAGATCCGGCGCGCTGA
- a CDS encoding TetR/AcrR family transcriptional regulator, which yields MTKKPSSAVTSSGARARTSPAAGEAAPASNRATRAAERRAAIVDAAMEEFIARGFAATRLDDIAKRAGVAKGTIYLHFKDKESMFEELVRTVIVPVVARLTALPPPTGSVRDLIEAFAGNFLKEVIGTRRGDLVRLIVAEGPRFPSIADFYYREVVSRGIAAMRALIELGIARGEIREKNLARYPQILVAPAMIAVIWQSLFARHAPLDAQDMLRVHLDLIFGERRAT from the coding sequence ATGACCAAAAAGCCGTCCAGCGCCGTCACGTCATCTGGAGCGAGGGCAAGGACCTCGCCCGCGGCCGGCGAGGCGGCCCCAGCCTCGAACCGCGCCACGCGCGCGGCCGAGCGGCGCGCGGCGATCGTGGACGCGGCGATGGAGGAGTTCATCGCGCGCGGCTTTGCCGCGACCCGGCTCGACGACATCGCAAAGCGGGCTGGCGTCGCCAAGGGCACGATCTACCTGCACTTCAAGGACAAGGAATCGATGTTCGAGGAGCTGGTGCGGACTGTGATCGTGCCGGTGGTGGCGCGGCTGACTGCGCTGCCGCCGCCGACCGGCTCGGTGCGCGACCTGATCGAGGCCTTCGCCGGCAACTTCCTCAAGGAGGTGATCGGCACCAGGCGCGGCGATCTCGTCCGTCTGATCGTGGCGGAGGGGCCGCGCTTTCCCTCGATCGCCGATTTCTATTACCGCGAAGTCGTCTCACGTGGGATCGCCGCCATGCGCGCGCTGATCGAGCTCGGCATTGCCCGCGGCGAGATCCGCGAGAAGAACCTCGCGCGCTACCCGCAGATCCTGGTCGCACCCGCGATGATCGCGGTGATCTGGCAGAGCCTTTTCGCGCGGCACGCGCCGCTCGACGCGCAGGACATGCTGCGCGTCCATCTCGATTTGATTTTTGGCGAACGGAGGGCGACATGA
- a CDS encoding HlyD family secretion protein produces MRSSQKIFRLALTAALAIGLAGCKEKRDPGFQGWVEADMIFVSPDEAGRVTKLGVREGDQVKVGDAIYSVDDDLQLADLNQNKATLANAQQTYDRAASLSKTGSGTQANLDSAVSALRVAEARVATSETRLARRRGFAPVAGTIQQIYFREGEMVAAQRPVLSIMPPGNMKLRFFVPETELPKLAIGDTVRVACDNCAADLTAKVYFIATSAEYTPPVIYSLDERNKLVYLIQARPSRPDALRVGQPIDVYLNPKTPVADKR; encoded by the coding sequence ATGAGGTCGTCGCAGAAAATTTTCAGACTTGCACTGACCGCCGCGCTCGCCATCGGCCTTGCCGGTTGCAAGGAGAAGCGCGATCCCGGCTTCCAGGGCTGGGTCGAGGCCGACATGATCTTCGTCAGTCCGGACGAAGCCGGCCGGGTGACGAAGCTTGGAGTTCGCGAGGGTGACCAGGTCAAGGTCGGCGATGCCATCTATTCCGTCGACGACGATCTCCAGCTCGCCGATCTCAACCAGAACAAGGCGACGCTGGCGAACGCGCAGCAGACCTATGACCGCGCCGCTTCGCTGAGCAAGACCGGCTCGGGCACCCAGGCCAATCTCGACTCCGCCGTGTCGGCCCTGCGCGTGGCGGAAGCGCGGGTGGCGACGTCGGAGACGCGACTGGCGCGGCGCAGGGGCTTCGCGCCCGTCGCCGGCACAATCCAGCAGATCTATTTCCGCGAGGGCGAGATGGTGGCGGCGCAGCGGCCGGTGCTCTCGATCATGCCGCCGGGCAACATGAAGCTGCGCTTCTTCGTGCCGGAGACCGAACTGCCGAAGCTTGCGATCGGCGACACGGTGCGCGTCGCCTGCGACAATTGCGCGGCCGATCTCACCGCAAAGGTCTATTTCATCGCGACATCGGCTGAATACACCCCGCCGGTGATCTACAGTCTCGATGAGCGCAACAAGCTCGTCTATCTCATCCAGGCGCGGCCGTCGCGGCCCGATGCGCTGCGCGTGGGCCAGCCGATCGACGTCTATCTCAATCCCAAAACCCCGGTGGCGGACAAGCGATGA
- a CDS encoding SRPBCC family protein, which translates to MSAPELKAETRDIVIDEVFPHPPEAIWKALTSAQLIARWLMPPTGFEAVEGNIFTYQTTPGGNWDGVIHCRVLEVVPNRRLVYAWKGGDARNTGYGAPLDTVVTWSLTPVEAGTRIRLVHAGFVLPRNESAYTGMSGGWKKVVHQLDNISSEEK; encoded by the coding sequence GTGAGTGCGCCCGAGTTGAAAGCTGAAACAAGGGACATCGTCATCGACGAGGTCTTCCCTCACCCGCCCGAGGCAATCTGGAAGGCGCTGACCAGCGCCCAGTTGATCGCGCGCTGGCTGATGCCGCCGACCGGTTTCGAGGCCGTCGAAGGCAACATTTTCACCTACCAGACCACGCCGGGCGGCAACTGGGACGGCGTCATTCATTGCCGGGTTCTCGAGGTCGTCCCGAACCGCCGCCTCGTCTACGCATGGAAAGGCGGCGACGCGCGCAACACCGGCTATGGCGCGCCGCTCGACACCGTCGTCACCTGGTCCCTCACACCGGTCGAAGCCGGCACGCGGATCCGCCTGGTTCATGCGGGCTTCGTCCTGCCCAGGAACGAGTCGGCCTACACGGGCATGAGCGGAGGCTGGAAGAAGGTCGTCCACCAACTCGACAACATCAGCAGCGAAGAAAAGTAA
- a CDS encoding alpha-glucosidase/alpha-galactosidase yields MAKPTKIVFLGASSASFGMSMFRDLFSTHDLAGSTLVLVGRNVDRLDRSTRLAKLLNAKSGAGFEIEATTDWRAALDGAEFVVHSTAIDRNRLWRLDFEIPRKFGIHHTLGENGGPGGLFFTLRTLPVVFDFVREMELRCPRATFINFSNPESRIILALGLYSRIRNLGLCHGIFLARGNVARILGMPEDRVDVWGAGLNHFQCLSEIRDRETGEDLYPLLREKERDFDPTFCPLTRKLLHAFGYWLGCGDSHVGEYLSFGWEAGEGGYDYDWDESERTKLTRLIDDVLAGRTEAPDWWSVPSGERAISIIVAMVHNRKQLIESAVIHNRYVIPNLPADAAVEVPVVADIAGIHPVSLGPLPDGVAKLMTVQVQVQQMAVEAAMHASKEMALQALLLDPVIHSEQAARGLLDELWEINRPYIRACI; encoded by the coding sequence ATGGCCAAGCCAACGAAGATCGTCTTTCTTGGCGCGAGCAGCGCATCCTTCGGGATGAGCATGTTCCGGGACCTGTTCTCGACCCACGATCTGGCCGGTTCCACATTGGTGCTGGTCGGACGAAATGTCGACCGGCTCGACCGGTCGACGCGGCTCGCGAAACTGCTCAACGCGAAATCCGGCGCCGGGTTTGAGATCGAGGCGACGACGGATTGGCGCGCGGCGCTCGACGGTGCCGAGTTCGTCGTGCATTCCACCGCGATCGATCGCAATCGGTTGTGGCGGCTCGATTTCGAGATTCCACGCAAGTTTGGCATCCATCACACGCTAGGTGAGAACGGCGGACCCGGCGGTCTTTTCTTCACACTGCGCACCTTGCCGGTGGTCTTCGACTTCGTGCGAGAAATGGAGCTCCGCTGCCCGCGCGCGACCTTCATCAACTTCTCCAATCCGGAAAGTCGCATCATCCTGGCGCTCGGCCTGTACAGCAGGATTCGCAACCTCGGCCTCTGCCACGGAATATTTCTTGCTCGCGGCAATGTCGCCCGAATTTTGGGAATGCCGGAAGACCGGGTGGATGTGTGGGGGGCAGGCCTCAATCACTTCCAGTGCTTGAGCGAAATTCGAGATCGTGAGACGGGCGAGGACCTCTATCCGCTGTTGCGTGAGAAGGAGAGAGATTTCGATCCCACCTTCTGCCCCCTGACGCGCAAATTGTTGCATGCCTTCGGCTACTGGCTCGGCTGTGGCGACAGTCACGTCGGCGAGTATCTCTCGTTCGGATGGGAGGCCGGCGAGGGCGGCTACGATTACGACTGGGACGAGAGTGAACGCACGAAGCTGACCCGATTGATCGATGACGTGCTCGCAGGCCGGACCGAGGCGCCGGACTGGTGGTCGGTGCCCTCAGGAGAGCGCGCGATCAGCATCATAGTCGCCATGGTTCATAACCGTAAGCAACTCATCGAGTCCGCCGTCATTCACAATCGGTACGTGATCCCGAACCTGCCGGCCGATGCTGCGGTCGAAGTGCCGGTGGTGGCAGATATCGCGGGCATCCACCCTGTCTCGCTCGGGCCGCTGCCCGACGGAGTGGCCAAGCTGATGACGGTCCAGGTTCAGGTCCAGCAGATGGCCGTGGAAGCGGCGATGCACGCATCGAAGGAAATGGCGCTGCAAGCGTTGCTGCTCGACCCTGTCATCCATTCCGAGCAGGCCGCACGCGGCCTGCTGGATGAGCTGTGGGAGATCAACCGACCGTACATCCGGGCATGCATCTGA